From a single Planctellipticum variicoloris genomic region:
- a CDS encoding ABC transporter ATP-binding protein gives MPSAADESSQLPSNWALIRRMIGLGWIYRVACLRVIVLQSLLVLLALAGLSLTGYGIDVLRHRLTPGDAVPTGPLGWSPPPEWSAFATISVVAGTVLALACFNALLKFVAAVATADLAQRIVVRLRTDVYDKLQRLSFRFFDDRDSSSIINRVAGDVQAVRSFIDGVLIKTLTVGISLAVYLAYMLSVHVPLTVACLCCSPLLWWGAIGFARTVRPLYRRSSELGDNLILTLSESVQGIQVIKGFAREPAEQARFEAANRALRDQKYDIFRRLSVYQPLMGFLTQINLLVLIGYGGWLVVQGQLPLGAGLFVFANLLQEFAAQVGQMINIANSVQTSLTGAQRVFEVLDAPVEIASLPQARRLERSQGEIAFEHVSFAYVPGEPVLLDVSFEIRAGECLGIVGETGAGKTTLLSLIARFYDPDAGRVLIDGVDLRELDLQDLRRNIGLVFQESFLFSNTVAANIAFGLPDSDRERIERAARLASAHDFIQDLPENYESLVGEHGSNLSGGQRQRLAIARALLLDPPILLFDDATAAVDAETEHEIQQALETSLGGRTTLLVSGRVSVLKHADRILVLERGRIVELGSHGELMARDGAYARLARMQVVEDEPCGAAEGPA, from the coding sequence GTGCCCAGCGCCGCTGACGAGTCTTCTCAACTGCCGTCGAACTGGGCACTCATCCGCCGGATGATCGGCCTGGGCTGGATCTATCGCGTCGCCTGCCTCCGCGTCATCGTCCTGCAGAGCCTGCTGGTCCTGCTGGCCCTCGCCGGACTGAGCCTCACCGGCTACGGAATCGACGTCCTGAGGCACCGGCTCACCCCCGGCGACGCCGTTCCGACCGGTCCGCTCGGCTGGTCGCCTCCGCCCGAGTGGTCTGCGTTCGCCACAATTTCAGTCGTCGCCGGCACCGTCCTGGCGCTGGCGTGTTTCAATGCCCTGTTGAAATTCGTCGCCGCAGTCGCCACCGCCGACCTCGCCCAGCGGATCGTCGTCCGGCTGCGAACCGACGTGTACGACAAACTCCAGCGACTCAGTTTTCGCTTCTTCGACGACCGCGACAGCAGCTCGATCATCAATCGCGTCGCCGGCGACGTGCAGGCCGTCCGCAGCTTCATAGACGGCGTGCTGATCAAAACCCTCACGGTCGGCATCTCGCTGGCGGTCTACCTGGCCTACATGCTGTCGGTGCACGTCCCGCTGACCGTGGCCTGCCTCTGCTGCTCTCCCCTCCTCTGGTGGGGGGCGATCGGGTTCGCACGCACGGTCCGCCCCCTCTACAGACGGAGCAGCGAACTCGGCGACAACCTGATTCTGACCCTCTCCGAGAGCGTGCAGGGGATCCAGGTCATCAAGGGCTTCGCCCGGGAGCCTGCCGAACAGGCGCGCTTCGAAGCCGCCAACCGGGCCCTCCGCGATCAGAAGTACGACATCTTCCGCCGGCTCAGCGTCTACCAGCCCCTGATGGGCTTCCTGACGCAGATCAACCTGCTCGTCCTGATCGGCTACGGCGGCTGGTTGGTCGTTCAAGGACAACTTCCGCTCGGCGCCGGGCTGTTCGTCTTCGCCAACCTGCTGCAGGAATTCGCCGCTCAGGTCGGCCAGATGATCAATATCGCCAACAGCGTGCAGACGAGCCTGACCGGCGCTCAGCGGGTCTTCGAAGTCCTCGACGCCCCGGTCGAGATCGCCAGCCTTCCGCAGGCCCGGCGGCTGGAGCGGTCGCAGGGGGAAATTGCCTTCGAACACGTCTCGTTCGCGTACGTTCCGGGAGAACCGGTGCTGCTGGATGTGTCGTTCGAGATCCGCGCCGGGGAATGCCTGGGAATTGTCGGCGAAACCGGCGCCGGCAAGACGACCCTCCTGTCGCTCATCGCCCGCTTCTACGATCCGGACGCCGGCCGGGTGCTGATCGACGGCGTCGACCTCCGCGAACTCGATCTGCAGGACCTGCGGCGGAACATTGGCCTCGTCTTTCAGGAGAGCTTCCTGTTCAGCAACACCGTCGCTGCAAACATCGCCTTCGGACTGCCCGACTCCGACCGCGAACGGATCGAACGGGCGGCCCGGCTCGCCTCGGCCCACGATTTCATTCAGGATCTCCCGGAAAACTACGAAAGTCTCGTCGGAGAGCATGGCTCCAACCTCTCGGGAGGGCAGCGGCAGCGTCTGGCCATCGCGCGAGCGCTCCTGCTCGACCCCCCCATTCTGCTGTTCGACGACGCCACGGCCGCCGTCGACGCCGAAACCGAACACGAGATCCAGCAGGCTCTGGAGACGTCGCTCGGCGGACGGACGACTCTCCTGGTGTCGGGCCGGGTCAGCGTGCTGAAGCACGCCGACCGGATTCTCGTCCTCGAGCGGGGCCGGATCGTCGAACTCGGGTCGCACGGCGAGCTCATGGCCCGCGATGGCGCCTACGCCCGGCTCGCCAGAATGCAGGTCGTCGAGGACGAACCCTGCGGTGCCGCGGAAGGACCCGCATGA